From the genome of Candidatus Binatia bacterium:
ACTCGCGACGGGGGCAAGACGTGGCGGCCGCAGGTGTCGCATACCACCGAACTGCTCTTCAGCGTCGACTTTGCTGATGCGCGGCATGGGTGGATCACGGGACGGTCCGGTCTGATCCTGCACACCAGTGACGGCGGCGACACCTGGCAGACGCAGCACTCGGGCACCGACCGACATTTGTTCGACCTCAAGGCCATCGACCAACAACACGTGTGGGCGGTCGGCGACTGGGGCACGGTCATGGCCACCCGTGACGGGGGTACGACGTGGGAAAACCACTCGCTGGAGCGCGACGTGATTCTCAACGCCCAGTCCTGGGCGGATCCGGATCACGGCTGGATCGTCGGTGAGGCAGGCGCCATTGTTGCCACCGGAGACGGCGGCAAGACATGGAACGAGCAGCCCAGCGGTATCGAGAAGTCACTGTTCGGGGTGTACTTCTCCGACATCCACCAGGGATGGGCGGTCGGTCTGGATGGCATCATTCTCCGTACGGTGGACGGCGGCCAGACCTGGAAGGCCCAACAGGGTTCGACCGAGGTTGGGGCGTTGGAACAGGTCGGTTTTCAGGAAGCCCTGGGTAATCCGAGCCTGTACGACGTCAAGGTGTCGGGAAAGTACGGTTACGTCGTCGGCGACATCGGCGCCGTGCTCGTCAGCGAGGACGGCGGCGCCACTTGGCAGCGCAAAGATATGCCCGCCGAGTGGCGGTTACGGTGGATCCGTTCGGTTTCCCTCGTGAACGGCACCCATGGGGCCCTCGTGGGCGCCAATGGCCTCACGCTTCGGATCGTAGGCAACGAAGTCAAAATGCCAGAGGTAGAAGAGCATGCTCTCGAAGCGACTCATTGAGCGCTACCTGAAGTTTCTGCTGCGCCGCCGGGTGCCGATCTCGATCGCCATCGGCATCGGTACCCTGTTCTTCGTGTGGTTCACCGCCATGCGGCTGACCATCTTCACCAACTTCTTCGATCTCTACCCACCGCGGCACCCGTACATTCAGTTGTATACCAAGTACCGCAGCATGTTCGGGACCGCCAACTCGCTGGTCATGGTGCTGGAGGTCAAACAGGGCACCATTTTCAGCAGCACGGAGACCATCGAGAAGATCAACCGCATCACCCTCGACCTGCTGCACAACGTCCCGGGCGTCAACGGCGAGCAGGTCATCTCGATCACGCACCCGAAGCTGAAGACCACGTTGACCTCCGGCTCCGGGATCAAGGTCGTACCGTTGATCTATCCGCGCTTGCCGCGCGACCAGGAGGACCTCGAGTTCCTGCGCCAGAAGATCTACAGCACGGAGGGCGTGCGCGGGTTCTTCGTCTCAGCCGACGACAAGGCCACGCTGATCTCGGCCGGCTTCTGGGAAGAGTACTTCGATCTCACCACCATGTGGCAGAAGATCCAGGAGATCGTCGCGCGCGAGGAGGCGGACGGCACCGTCAAGATTTATGTCGCCGGCCCGCCTGTGCTGTACGCCTACTTCAATGAATCCGTCTCCAAGATGAAGTACGTGTTCGCGGCGACCGGCCTGGCCATGGTCCTGCTGCTGTGGTTTTACTTCCGCAGCTTTCAGGGCGTCATCATTCCGGTGTTCTCGGGCCTAATGAGCGCCATCTGGGGTCTCGGGTTTGCCGGGCTCTGTGGATTCACGATCGATCCGCTGGTGCTGGTGGTCTTCGTGCTCATCACGGCACGCGCCCTCAGCCATTCGGTGCAGTCGATGGAGCGCTATCACGAGGTCTACCACTCGTGCCACGACAAACATACGGCGATCATGCGCTCCTACATCAGCCTGTACAGCCCGGCGTTGGTATCGATCATGGCCGACGGCCTGGCCATCCTGACGATCGCCGTGGCCAGCATTCCACTGATGCAGAAGCTCGCTTTCGTCGCCAGCTTCTGGATCATCAGCATCTTTCTCAGCGTGGTCACGCTGCACCCGATAATTTTGTCCTACGTCAATCCGCCGAAGGATCCGCTGCCGGGACGCCGCCTCTCCGACTCACTGTACGAAGGGGTGAGCCGCGGCCTCATTGCGCTGGGCACGGGCCGCATGCGCTGGGTTGTGGTTGGCAGCTTCGCCATCGTCATGGCCTTCGGCTTGTACTTCGCCCATCAGCTCAAGACCGGCGACTCCAACATCGGTGAAGCCCTGCTCTACCACGACCATCCCTACAACCAGGCCATGGCCAAGCTGAGCGAGAAGTTCGTCGGTGCCAGTCAGCTGGTGATCATCGCCGAGGGCAAGAAACCCGAAGCGATCAAGGACGCGGCCGCCCTCAACAACATCGATCTCTTCGCGCGCCACATGGCGCAGAGCGAAGGGGCCGGCGGCGCGCTCACCGCCGGGACGTTGCTGAAAAAAATCTACCGGACCTTCCACGAAGGCGACCCAAAGTGGGAAATGCTGCCGACCCGTGACGACTATGTCGGCCAGTTGTTCTTCCTCATCACCTCGGGCACCAGCCGCGGTGAAATGGACCGCTTCTTCAGCCCCGACTATACCAACGCCACCATCACCGTGTTCTACAAGAACTACAACAACGAGATCATTCACGACGCCATCAGCCGCGCCAAGGCCTACATCGCCGAGAACAGCCGCCCACAAGACAGCGTGCGCTATCTCCTCGCCGGCGGCCTGCTCGGCATCTTGGCGGCCTCCAACGAAGAAGTGGAATGGTCGTACCGCGTCAACGTGCCGCTCATCTTTTTCGTGGTGTTTCTACTCAGCTTCGCCACCTACCGCTCCGTGGTCGGGGCGCTGATCGTGATGATCCCGTCACTGGTCGCACAGCCGCTCTCGGAAGCGGTGATGTACCTGGTAGGCATCGACTTCAATATCAACTCGCTGCCAGTGGCTGCCGTGGGCATCGGCATCGGAATTGATTACGGGTATTACGTGCTCAGCCGGATCATCGAAGAGTATGAGCTGACCAACGACTTCGACGAAGCCAACCGCCGGGCCATTGCGACCACCGGCAAGGCGATCATTTTTACTGGCACGACGCTCGTGGTGAGTGTGATCTTCTGGCTCTTCTTCCCGCTGAAGTTCGAAGCGGAAATGGCCTTCCTCCTGATGATGCTGATGGTCTTCCACGCCATCGGCGCGCTGGTGTTCATCCCGGCGCTGGTGTCGTTGCTGCGGCCGCGCTTCGCGGTCGAACGGGCAGCGCAGCGCGTCCAACAGTTGGCGGCGCAGGCAGGGGCCCAAGGCTAGCTTCTTCCGTCCCCTGAGAGCCTTACGACGCGGAGTCCCACGCTCGCTTGCCGCGGGCGTGGGCGATCACGAGCAGCCTACGTTGTTTTCCCGGAAGTCCCTGAAGAACTGAGTGACTCCCCGCCTTCACGAAGTCGGCCCGACGGTCGACCATGTCCGGCTTGACGATTCGAGCAATTACTCTTAGATTACCTGCTCATGGAATACCGGGTGGAGGAGCTGGCTGCGGCAGCTGCGGTTCGCGTCGACACGATCCGGTTTTATCAGACTAAGGGATTGCTGCCGCTACCGCGGCGCGTGAAGCGGGTTGCGGTGTACTCGCAGGAGCACCTGTCGCTGCTCAAGCGGATACGGCGCTACCAGTCGCAAGGACTCAGTCTGGCCGTGATCAAGCGCCTGCTGCTTGCTGGCTCGCACTCCCGTGCCGATGCTTTGCTGGTGGCCGTTGCGGAGGAGAGCGGCGAGCGTGGGCTCAGCCGAATGCAGCTAGCGGCCATGTCGGGAGTGCCGGAGCCGCTCCTGGCCTCGCTGGAGGCGGCGGGGCTCCTCAATCCGGCGGCGGTGGAGGGCGAAGCCCGCTACGGCGAGGCCGATCTCCAAATGGTGCGTGCCGGGCTCGAGATCTTGCAGCAAGGGTTTCCACTCGACGAGCTGCTGCGTGTGGCCATCGAG
Proteins encoded in this window:
- a CDS encoding YCF48-related protein, giving the protein MSGGDLKKSMIENYALRVASRVAVVLVLTVMAVSRAGAAPHNGVRITDNLYGARFVDADNGWTVGAFGTIFRTRDGGKTWRPQVSHTTELLFSVDFADARHGWITGRSGLILHTSDGGDTWQTQHSGTDRHLFDLKAIDQQHVWAVGDWGTVMATRDGGTTWENHSLERDVILNAQSWADPDHGWIVGEAGAIVATGDGGKTWNEQPSGIEKSLFGVYFSDIHQGWAVGLDGIILRTVDGGQTWKAQQGSTEVGALEQVGFQEALGNPSLYDVKVSGKYGYVVGDIGAVLVSEDGGATWQRKDMPAEWRLRWIRSVSLVNGTHGALVGANGLTLRIVGNEVKMPEVEEHALEATH
- a CDS encoding MMPL family transporter translates to MLSKRLIERYLKFLLRRRVPISIAIGIGTLFFVWFTAMRLTIFTNFFDLYPPRHPYIQLYTKYRSMFGTANSLVMVLEVKQGTIFSSTETIEKINRITLDLLHNVPGVNGEQVISITHPKLKTTLTSGSGIKVVPLIYPRLPRDQEDLEFLRQKIYSTEGVRGFFVSADDKATLISAGFWEEYFDLTTMWQKIQEIVAREEADGTVKIYVAGPPVLYAYFNESVSKMKYVFAATGLAMVLLLWFYFRSFQGVIIPVFSGLMSAIWGLGFAGLCGFTIDPLVLVVFVLITARALSHSVQSMERYHEVYHSCHDKHTAIMRSYISLYSPALVSIMADGLAILTIAVASIPLMQKLAFVASFWIISIFLSVVTLHPIILSYVNPPKDPLPGRRLSDSLYEGVSRGLIALGTGRMRWVVVGSFAIVMAFGLYFAHQLKTGDSNIGEALLYHDHPYNQAMAKLSEKFVGASQLVIIAEGKKPEAIKDAAALNNIDLFARHMAQSEGAGGALTAGTLLKKIYRTFHEGDPKWEMLPTRDDYVGQLFFLITSGTSRGEMDRFFSPDYTNATITVFYKNYNNEIIHDAISRAKAYIAENSRPQDSVRYLLAGGLLGILAASNEEVEWSYRVNVPLIFFVVFLLSFATYRSVVGALIVMIPSLVAQPLSEAVMYLVGIDFNINSLPVAAVGIGIGIDYGYYVLSRIIEEYELTNDFDEANRRAIATTGKAIIFTGTTLVVSVIFWLFFPLKFEAEMAFLLMMLMVFHAIGALVFIPALVSLLRPRFAVERAAQRVQQLAAQAGAQG
- a CDS encoding MerR family transcriptional regulator; the protein is MEYRVEELAAAAAVRVDTIRFYQTKGLLPLPRRVKRVAVYSQEHLSLLKRIRRYQSQGLSLAVIKRLLLAGSHSRADALLVAVAEESGERGLSRMQLAAMSGVPEPLLASLEAAGLLNPAAVEGEARYGEADLQMVRAGLEILQQGFPLDELLRVAIEHAQQMGHTVDNAIALFDRYVRKAGKTDVAAEKVADAFRRLLPAVTTLVALHLQRTLLGRALDRLRQHGDPEVYEAAAAVLQAGHLEVKWR